A part of Olleya sp. Bg11-27 genomic DNA contains:
- a CDS encoding CTP synthase — protein sequence MTSETKYIFVTGGVTSSLGKGIIAASLAKLLQAQGYRTTIQKLDPYINVDPGTLNPYEHGECYVTDDGAETDLDLGHYERFLNVPTSQANNVTTGRIYQSVIQKERRGEFLGKTVQVIPHITDEIKHRIQILGNSGDYDIVITEIGGTVGDIESLPYIEAVRQLKWDLGDNNALVIHLTLIPYLTAAGELKTKPTQHSVKTLMESGVQADILVCRTEHELPSDLKRKLALFCNVREDAIIQSIDASTIYDVPNMMLDEGLDKVVLKKLALNSAVPDLTTWNQFVQRHKNPKSEITIGLIGKYVELQDSYKSILEAFIHAGAENEVKVNVESVHSEYLNADNIKMKLSHLDGVLVAPGFGERGIEGKITAIKYVRENNIPFLGICLGMQMAVIEFCRNVIGLADANSTEMDPETTNPVIDIMEDQKNITDMGGTMRLGAWDCHIEKDSIAYKVYNTQDIKERHRHRYEFNGTYKAQVEAAGLKATGYNPDTKLVEIIENPSHPWFVAVQYHPEYKSTVANPHPLFVAFVKAGLKHSKKK from the coding sequence ATGACATCAGAAACTAAGTACATATTTGTAACGGGAGGAGTAACCTCTTCTCTAGGAAAAGGAATTATAGCAGCATCTCTTGCTAAGCTACTTCAAGCTCAAGGTTACAGAACCACAATCCAGAAATTAGACCCTTATATTAACGTAGATCCAGGGACATTAAATCCATACGAACATGGCGAATGCTATGTGACTGACGATGGTGCAGAAACAGATTTAGATCTTGGACATTATGAGCGTTTTTTAAACGTACCAACTAGTCAAGCTAATAACGTGACGACTGGACGTATCTACCAAAGTGTAATACAAAAGGAACGTAGAGGTGAGTTTTTAGGAAAAACGGTACAAGTTATTCCACATATTACTGACGAAATTAAACACAGAATCCAAATTTTAGGTAATTCTGGTGATTACGATATCGTAATTACTGAAATTGGTGGAACTGTGGGAGATATTGAGTCTTTACCATACATAGAAGCAGTAAGACAACTTAAATGGGATTTAGGGGATAATAACGCATTAGTGATTCACTTAACGTTAATTCCATATTTAACAGCAGCTGGAGAACTTAAAACAAAACCAACCCAACATAGTGTAAAAACATTGATGGAAAGTGGGGTACAGGCAGATATATTAGTGTGTCGTACGGAGCATGAGTTACCATCAGATTTAAAACGTAAACTAGCATTATTCTGTAATGTAAGGGAAGATGCTATCATACAATCTATTGACGCTTCAACAATTTATGATGTGCCAAATATGATGTTAGACGAAGGCTTGGATAAAGTGGTCCTTAAAAAACTTGCTTTAAACAGTGCTGTTCCAGATTTAACTACGTGGAATCAGTTTGTACAACGTCATAAAAATCCAAAATCTGAAATTACGATTGGATTAATTGGTAAATATGTCGAGTTACAAGATTCTTATAAATCAATTTTAGAGGCATTTATTCATGCAGGTGCAGAAAATGAAGTGAAGGTAAATGTAGAGTCTGTACATTCTGAATATTTGAATGCCGATAATATTAAAATGAAATTATCGCATTTAGATGGGGTTTTAGTAGCGCCAGGTTTTGGAGAGCGTGGTATTGAAGGTAAAATAACAGCGATTAAATATGTGCGTGAAAATAACATTCCGTTTTTAGGAATTTGTTTAGGAATGCAAATGGCGGTTATTGAGTTTTGTCGTAACGTGATTGGATTAGCAGATGCTAACTCTACAGAGATGGATCCTGAGACTACAAATCCGGTAATTGATATCATGGAAGACCAGAAAAACATTACGGATATGGGAGGTACAATGCGTCTAGGTGCTTGGGATTGTCATATCGAAAAAGACTCGATTGCCTATAAGGTTTATAACACACAAGATATTAAAGAACGTCACAGACATAGATACGAGTTTAATGGTACTTATAAAGCACAAGTAGAAGCTGCTGGTTTAAAAGCTACCGGATATAATCCAGATACTAAATTAGTCGAAATCATTGAGAATCCTTCTCACCCTTGGTTTGTTGCGGTACAATATCATCCTGAATATAAAAGTACAGTAGCTAATCCACATCCTTTATTCGTAGCATTTGTAAAAGCAGGTTTAAAGCACAGTAAGAAAAAATAA
- a CDS encoding LysM peptidoglycan-binding domain-containing protein: MKKLIYIFSLVALFGCISAKAQNYKTHKVQVGETIEQIATKYSVTKSQIYALNPDARKDIKPNSVLIIPNDSVVPNRPSVSEVKTLEGFKKHKVKRKETLYSLAKEYNVEQEDIKKHNPDLYANNLRKGDKIKIPIYKVTKEVVEAEGVTTSYTVKPKEGKWRIAYQYGITVQQLEALNPDMEEVLQPGSVITVPNLEVEEVKAFDEKYSYYTVLKSEGFYRLKVKTGLTQEQLEKLNPDLLTIGLKEGMVLKIPFDANVRSINEGSGPLDDVRLETSDLTSRNLDITTKHIAIMLPFKLNKMASDSVSDNKKFITDDPYASISLDFYSGVKIALDSLSTLGVNLKVDVYDTENRESQVTSLVQSIAFDSVQAVIGPIMPKLFDVASASLKSKNIPLISPITKTVNLSGNVFQSRPSEELMESTLLNYFKADSTAHFIIVSDMKNKEKAETLKKIFPKASIVMSRKVKKTGADSYYILDSDMVSVLKSGKNVVFLETANPGFVSNVSSILNSKIKPSIEIVLTTTNKNKAFEDDEVRNTHLSNLSFTYASINKTFSENDDNSFTKRYKTLYNETPNDYAVRGFDLTMDVVLRLVTSEDLYLSVNEAPLTTYVENKFAYKKKLFGGYFNNTVYLVKYQDLKVVEIEQ, translated from the coding sequence ATGAAAAAATTAATATATATCTTTAGTCTAGTCGCTTTGTTCGGCTGTATTTCCGCGAAAGCGCAAAATTACAAGACACACAAAGTACAAGTTGGAGAAACAATAGAGCAGATTGCCACTAAATATAGTGTTACAAAATCACAGATTTATGCTTTAAATCCAGATGCTAGAAAGGATATTAAACCTAATTCTGTTTTAATAATTCCAAACGATTCAGTAGTGCCTAACAGACCTTCTGTTTCTGAAGTTAAAACTTTAGAAGGGTTTAAAAAGCATAAAGTAAAGCGTAAGGAGACATTATATAGTTTAGCTAAAGAATATAATGTAGAGCAAGAGGATATTAAAAAACATAATCCAGATTTATACGCTAATAACCTACGTAAGGGAGACAAAATTAAAATTCCTATTTATAAAGTAACCAAGGAAGTCGTCGAGGCAGAAGGAGTGACAACGTCTTACACCGTTAAACCTAAAGAAGGTAAATGGCGAATTGCGTATCAATACGGAATTACTGTTCAACAATTAGAAGCTTTAAATCCTGATATGGAAGAGGTATTACAGCCAGGATCAGTGATTACGGTTCCTAATTTAGAAGTAGAAGAGGTTAAGGCTTTTGACGAAAAATATAGTTATTATACGGTTTTAAAATCGGAAGGTTTTTATAGACTAAAAGTAAAAACAGGTTTAACACAAGAACAGTTAGAAAAGTTAAACCCAGACTTGTTGACGATTGGTTTAAAGGAGGGCATGGTTTTAAAAATACCATTTGATGCTAATGTAAGATCGATCAACGAAGGTTCTGGACCTTTAGATGATGTGCGTTTAGAAACATCAGATTTAACATCTCGTAACTTAGATATAACAACTAAGCATATTGCAATTATGTTGCCTTTTAAATTAAATAAAATGGCTTCGGACTCAGTAAGTGATAATAAAAAGTTTATTACCGATGATCCTTATGCAAGTATATCATTGGATTTTTATTCTGGGGTTAAAATTGCTTTAGATAGCTTATCAACTTTGGGAGTTAATTTAAAAGTAGATGTGTACGATACAGAAAATAGAGAAAGTCAAGTGACGTCTTTGGTGCAATCAATTGCTTTTGATAGTGTACAAGCAGTTATTGGTCCGATAATGCCAAAATTATTTGATGTCGCATCAGCCTCTTTAAAAAGTAAAAACATTCCTTTAATCTCTCCAATTACTAAAACGGTTAATTTAAGTGGTAATGTCTTTCAGTCTAGACCATCAGAAGAATTAATGGAATCGACTTTACTTAATTATTTTAAAGCAGATAGTACCGCACATTTTATTATCGTGTCTGACATGAAAAATAAAGAGAAAGCGGAAACGCTTAAAAAAATATTTCCGAAAGCGTCTATAGTAATGTCTAGAAAAGTTAAAAAGACAGGTGCAGATTCTTACTATATTTTGGACAGTGATATGGTTAGCGTTTTAAAAAGTGGTAAAAACGTGGTGTTTTTAGAAACCGCTAATCCAGGTTTTGTCTCTAACGTGTCTAGTATTTTAAATTCTAAAATAAAGCCAAGTATAGAGATTGTTTTAACCACGACAAACAAAAATAAAGCGTTTGAAGATGATGAGGTTAGAAACACACATTTGTCTAACTTAAGCTTTACTTATGCATCTATTAACAAGACTTTTAGTGAAAATGATGACAATAGTTTTACAAAGCGTTATAAAACGTTGTATAATGAAACGCCAAACGACTATGCCGTTAGAGGATTTGATTTAACAATGGATGTTGTGTTAAGATTAGTAACATCAGAAGATTTATATTTATCTGTAAACGAGGCACCATTAACTACTTATGTTGAAAATAAATTTGCATACAAAAAGAAATTGTTCGGAGGGTATTTTAACAATACAGTGTATTTGGTTAAATATCAAGACTTAAAAGTAGTCGAGATAGAACAATAA
- a CDS encoding ThuA domain-containing protein, translated as MKQLFTLSIFLISFSIFSQTKNLLVFHETNGYRHTQAIEAGIPMFQEFASDNGFTVIDSQDSSVFSEPDFSTNYDAVVFLNTSGNDLLTDEEKVGLENFIASGKGFVGIHAATDTYIDGSWDFYNQLVGGIVQTGPNHTSNNYNADMTVLASHEIIDFLGPVGTVWNKNEEYYYWELNGGQLSTDNTVLLEVEQTGSNSYDLARPITWYKEAITYDDNGVSTNLSGIRSFYTALGHFGNNYSDNSNFREMLENATLWALGENTLSIEDRSKPLFKIAPNPVQSQTSIYFENATGAVGIKLYNILGKEVLSKTIQPLQFNGSGYSLDLSSFDAGIYLLKMTTQTAQKSIKLVKI; from the coding sequence ATGAAGCAATTATTTACTCTTTCAATTTTTCTTATTTCATTTTCAATTTTTTCTCAAACTAAAAACCTTTTAGTTTTTCATGAAACCAATGGTTATAGACATACGCAAGCTATAGAGGCTGGTATTCCTATGTTTCAAGAATTTGCTTCTGATAATGGGTTTACAGTTATAGATTCTCAGGATTCTAGTGTGTTTTCAGAGCCTGATTTTTCAACTAATTATGATGCGGTAGTCTTTTTAAATACTTCAGGAAATGATTTATTAACTGATGAAGAAAAAGTGGGTTTAGAAAACTTTATAGCTAGTGGAAAGGGATTTGTAGGTATTCATGCAGCGACGGATACGTATATAGATGGCAGTTGGGATTTTTATAATCAACTTGTTGGTGGTATTGTACAAACAGGTCCAAATCATACCAGTAATAATTATAATGCCGACATGACGGTTTTAGCAAGTCATGAGATTATCGATTTTTTAGGTCCAGTCGGAACGGTTTGGAATAAAAATGAAGAATATTATTATTGGGAATTGAATGGAGGACAATTAAGTACCGATAATACAGTATTGTTAGAGGTTGAGCAAACGGGAAGTAATAGTTATGATTTAGCTAGGCCAATAACGTGGTATAAAGAGGCAATAACTTATGATGATAATGGTGTCAGTACTAATTTATCAGGAATACGATCTTTTTATACTGCCTTGGGACATTTTGGAAATAATTATTCTGATAATAGTAATTTTAGAGAGATGTTAGAAAATGCTACGTTGTGGGCTTTGGGAGAAAACACATTGAGTATTGAAGACAGGAGTAAACCACTATTTAAAATCGCTCCAAATCCAGTACAATCGCAAACGTCTATCTATTTTGAAAATGCAACAGGAGCTGTTGGTATTAAATTATATAATATTTTAGGAAAAGAAGTGCTTTCAAAAACCATACAACCATTACAGTTTAATGGCAGTGGTTATAGCTTGGATTTGTCAAGTTTTGATGCCGGGATTTATCTTCTGAAAATGACAACACAAACCGCTCAAAAAAGTATAAAACTGGTCAAAATTTAA
- the guaA gene encoding glutamine-hydrolyzing GMP synthase gives MQHDKVLILDFGSQYTQLIARRVRELNIYSEIHPFNKPPKNVDDYKAVILSGSPMSVRSEDAFHPDLSEIRGKKPMLAVCYGAQYLAHFSGGEVAESNTREYGRANLSFVEEDTFFKNISVGSQVWMSHSDTIKNLPTNGKLLARTHDVKNAAFKIEGESTYAIQFHPEVYHSKDGKQLLENFLVAIANVNPDWTPNAFVQETVDDLQAKLGDDKVVLGLSGGVDSSVAAMLLHKAIGKNLYCIFVNNGLLRKNEFTEVLEQYKGMGLNVKGVDASARFLDALAGLSDPEKKRKAIGNAFIEVFDQEANLIEDVKWLAQGTIYPDVIESVSATGGPSATIKSHHNVGGLPDYMKLKIVEPLRALFKDEVRRVGASMGMDKDLLGRHPFPGPGLAIRILGDITAEKVQILQDVDAVFINGLRDAGLYDKVWQAGAILLPVNSVGVMGDERTYEKCVALRAVESTDGMTADWVNLPYEFLQKTSNDIINKVKGVNRVVYDISSKPPATIEWE, from the coding sequence ATGCAACACGACAAAGTACTTATTTTAGATTTCGGATCGCAATACACACAACTAATTGCGCGCAGAGTTAGAGAGCTTAACATCTATTCCGAAATACACCCATTTAATAAACCACCAAAAAACGTAGACGATTACAAGGCAGTAATACTTTCTGGTAGTCCAATGTCTGTAAGATCGGAAGATGCTTTTCATCCTGACTTATCAGAGATTAGAGGCAAAAAGCCAATGCTAGCGGTCTGTTATGGTGCACAATATTTAGCACATTTTTCTGGAGGTGAAGTGGCCGAATCAAACACACGTGAATACGGACGTGCCAATTTGAGTTTTGTGGAAGAGGATACCTTTTTCAAAAACATATCAGTAGGAAGTCAGGTGTGGATGAGTCATAGTGATACAATTAAAAATTTACCAACAAATGGTAAATTATTAGCCAGAACACATGATGTGAAAAATGCAGCTTTTAAAATTGAAGGAGAATCAACTTACGCTATTCAATTTCATCCAGAAGTATACCACTCTAAAGATGGTAAACAATTATTAGAAAACTTTTTAGTAGCTATAGCAAATGTAAATCCAGATTGGACACCAAATGCATTTGTACAAGAAACGGTTGACGACTTACAAGCAAAACTAGGAGACGATAAAGTTGTTCTAGGATTATCAGGAGGAGTAGACTCGTCAGTAGCAGCCATGTTACTGCACAAAGCAATAGGTAAAAACCTTTATTGCATATTTGTAAATAACGGCTTATTACGTAAAAACGAATTCACGGAAGTATTAGAACAATACAAAGGGATGGGCTTAAATGTAAAAGGGGTTGACGCTTCGGCACGCTTTTTGGATGCCTTAGCAGGACTGAGCGATCCAGAAAAAAAGCGTAAAGCTATTGGTAATGCCTTTATCGAAGTGTTTGATCAAGAAGCAAATCTAATCGAAGATGTAAAATGGTTAGCACAAGGGACTATTTATCCAGATGTGATAGAAAGTGTAAGTGCAACAGGAGGACCAAGTGCAACAATAAAAAGTCATCATAATGTAGGTGGATTGCCCGACTACATGAAATTAAAAATTGTAGAGCCACTTCGCGCTTTGTTCAAGGACGAAGTAAGACGTGTCGGTGCAAGTATGGGTATGGATAAAGACCTTTTAGGACGTCATCCATTTCCAGGTCCAGGTTTAGCGATTCGGATTTTAGGAGACATCACAGCAGAGAAAGTGCAAATTTTACAAGATGTAGATGCCGTGTTTATTAACGGATTACGCGACGCAGGATTATACGATAAAGTATGGCAAGCAGGTGCTATTTTACTACCAGTAAATAGTGTAGGAGTGATGGGAGATGAGCGTACTTACGAAAAATGTGTCGCATTAAGAGCTGTAGAAAGTACCGATGGTATGACGGCGGACTGGGTAAATTTACCATACGAGTTTTTACAAAAAACAAGTAACGATATAATAAACAAAGTAAAAGGCGTTAATAGAGTAGTGTACGACATTAGTAGTAAGCCACCGGCAACTATAGAATGGGAATAA
- a CDS encoding DUF3820 family protein, producing the protein MLQPDKEFLIKLAHTKMPFGKYKDRFLIDLPEYYVVWYHNKGFPKGKLGEMLDTIYTVKLNGLEDLIRNIKKQYPKPR; encoded by the coding sequence TTGCTACAACCAGATAAAGAGTTTCTAATTAAATTGGCACATACTAAGATGCCATTCGGAAAATATAAGGACCGTTTTTTAATAGATTTACCAGAATATTACGTGGTTTGGTATCATAACAAAGGTTTCCCAAAAGGAAAATTAGGAGAGATGCTAGATACTATTTATACCGTTAAACTTAATGGGTTGGAAGATTTAATTAGAAATATTAAGAAACAGTACCCGAAACCTAGGTAG